The following coding sequences are from one Methanosarcina sp. WWM596 window:
- a CDS encoding S4 domain-containing protein, with protein MRLDSYLVDMGHFKSRGRAKTAVHEGNVKVNGTVVTKVSRDVSVDDIIEVVEGLDQPQGYFKLRLVQEESEILKPGDRVLDMGSSAGGFLLFASDIASHVKGIEFSRDFRSELGKIAYERENVEVIFGDVFTIPLKELSEEPVDVILSDMTLEPEDSIKALARVLPLLKEGGRLLQVIKIGKKKNPKPILSRIEDLGLEVQQVISSEKQEIYVVARKLLSEEINQLEEQESA; from the coding sequence ATGAGACTGGATTCATACCTTGTAGATATGGGACATTTCAAGTCCAGGGGACGAGCCAAGACTGCCGTTCATGAAGGAAACGTTAAAGTCAACGGCACTGTGGTAACAAAAGTCTCCAGAGACGTCTCAGTTGATGACATAATAGAAGTTGTCGAAGGCCTTGACCAGCCACAGGGCTACTTCAAACTCAGGCTTGTTCAGGAAGAAAGTGAGATCCTTAAACCTGGAGACAGAGTTCTTGACATGGGATCGAGTGCAGGTGGTTTTCTCCTTTTTGCATCAGATATTGCAAGCCACGTAAAAGGCATAGAGTTCAGCCGGGATTTCAGGAGCGAACTTGGGAAAATTGCATATGAGCGGGAAAACGTTGAGGTAATATTCGGGGATGTGTTTACCATACCTCTCAAGGAACTCTCTGAGGAACCCGTGGATGTTATTCTCTCGGACATGACTCTTGAACCTGAAGACTCAATCAAAGCCCTTGCCAGAGTGCTCCCTCTCCTGAAAGAAGGGGGAAGGCTGCTCCAGGTAATAAAAATAGGAAAAAAGAAAAACCCGAAGCCAATCCTGAGCAGGATCGAAGACCTGGGGCTTGAAGTCCAGCAGGTTATCAGTTCCGAAAAGCAGGAGATTTACGTGGTTGCAAGAAAACTTCTGTCTGAAGAAATAAATCAGCTTGAAGAACAAGAATCAGCCTGA
- the thsA gene encoding thermosome subunit alpha, with the protein MDKGGQPIYIIDPSKEQTKGKDVLSMNIAAAKAVANIVKSTLGPRGMDKMLVNPLGDVTITNDGATILHDMSIEHPTAKMLVEVAQSLESSAGDGTTSAVVFSGALLEKAEDLIENGVHPSVVVKGYRFAAEKAVEILEDLAITAGEEDRELLIKTARTSITGKASEKYSRLIAELCVDAVLAIHEDGKADLKNIILTKDIGGLVEKTEFVEGVVIDKVALDKNFPLKIVNPNIALIDAPMETAKTANKAKLQINNVSDIENFVKQEDAALFEMADYIIRAGANAVFCSKGMDDKVSAYLQSRGIYATRRVKSDDMQHLADATGGRPVRNIKELTEKELGHAGLLEQDRDDDQGKTYLRDCKGAKSVSIVLRGGTEHVVDNLERAIDDALKVVKCVVEDGKVVAGGGASEMAVALSLRSYASSVGGREQMAITAFAEALEEIPRTIARNAGLDAINTILNLRAKHAENKNAGLNILTGDAEDMLEKGVVDPLRVKVNSIKSGSETAAMVLRVDSMLRAQSASMQEVKPEHMASTYEGMSAPALNMHR; encoded by the coding sequence ATGGATAAAGGTGGCCAGCCAATCTACATAATAGATCCGAGTAAGGAACAAACAAAGGGAAAAGATGTACTCAGCATGAACATTGCAGCTGCAAAAGCTGTGGCAAACATAGTTAAGAGTACGCTTGGACCCCGGGGCATGGACAAGATGCTTGTGAATCCTCTGGGGGACGTTACCATCACAAACGACGGTGCTACTATCTTACACGATATGTCCATTGAGCACCCGACAGCCAAGATGCTTGTGGAGGTTGCCCAGTCCCTGGAAAGTTCTGCAGGGGATGGGACCACAAGCGCTGTTGTGTTCTCAGGGGCCCTGCTGGAAAAAGCAGAAGACCTTATTGAAAATGGAGTACATCCGTCAGTTGTTGTCAAAGGTTACAGGTTTGCAGCAGAAAAAGCTGTTGAGATTTTAGAGGACCTGGCAATTACTGCAGGTGAGGAAGACAGAGAATTGCTTATAAAAACTGCCAGAACCTCCATCACTGGCAAAGCTTCCGAAAAATACAGCCGTTTGATTGCAGAACTCTGCGTGGATGCAGTTCTTGCCATTCATGAGGACGGAAAAGCCGACCTTAAAAACATTATCCTTACAAAAGACATCGGTGGGCTTGTTGAGAAGACGGAATTTGTAGAGGGAGTTGTAATCGACAAGGTTGCACTCGATAAAAACTTCCCTCTCAAAATTGTAAATCCCAATATCGCGCTCATTGATGCTCCTATGGAAACCGCAAAGACCGCAAACAAGGCAAAGCTTCAAATCAACAACGTAAGTGATATCGAAAATTTCGTAAAGCAAGAGGATGCGGCCCTCTTTGAGATGGCAGATTACATAATCAGAGCAGGCGCAAATGCTGTCTTCTGCTCCAAGGGTATGGATGACAAGGTCTCAGCCTACCTCCAGAGCAGGGGTATCTACGCAACTCGCAGGGTGAAGAGTGATGATATGCAGCACCTTGCTGACGCTACGGGAGGCCGGCCTGTAAGGAACATCAAGGAACTTACAGAAAAAGAACTCGGGCACGCAGGGCTCCTTGAGCAGGACAGGGATGACGATCAGGGTAAAACCTACCTCAGGGACTGCAAGGGTGCAAAATCCGTATCAATCGTTCTTCGCGGCGGGACTGAGCATGTGGTGGACAACCTGGAGCGTGCAATTGATGATGCACTTAAAGTTGTGAAATGTGTGGTTGAAGATGGCAAGGTCGTTGCCGGAGGCGGAGCTTCGGAGATGGCAGTTGCACTCTCACTCCGTTCTTATGCTTCCAGCGTAGGTGGACGGGAACAGATGGCAATCACAGCTTTTGCTGAAGCTCTTGAAGAAATCCCAAGGACAATTGCAAGAAACGCAGGCCTGGATGCCATCAACACCATCCTGAACCTCCGCGCAAAGCATGCAGAAAACAAAAATGCAGGTTTAAACATCCTGACCGGTGATGCTGAAGATATGCTTGAAAAAGGTGTTGTTGACCCTCTCAGAGTAAAGGTCAACTCCATCAAATCAGGTTCCGAAACTGCGGCAATGGTGCTTCGTGTGGACAGTATGCTCCGCGCTCAGAGTGCCTCAATGCAGGAAGTTAAACCCGAGCATATGGCAAGTACCTACGAAGGCATGTCAGCACCTGCACTTAATATGCACAGGTAA
- a CDS encoding M13 family metallopeptidase, protein MKGKGVICLFVFCIALINALIPVVSSSETSMGSTSTSGHEKAFDPGSMNLSVKPGDDFYEYAEGAWIKNHPVPADKSRYGEFEIVEDRTFDRVKGIVEDAANNTSAPEGSIEQKIGEFYRVGMDNTTLERQSLDPIKDELKMIDDISSTSDLQAVSTHMMDYGMDPFFSMYAAPDKKNSKVMIATLAQGGLGLPDRDFYFRQDNESIKIREQYLIHVARMFVFLGDSPETAENNARTVMRLETRLANASFTNVADTDEVKTYNKMSLEELQAFAPGMNWSCLFGVLGYPDVVEVNVRNPSYFKELNIALQDESIADWKTFLRWKLISATSPYLSSDLEKEHFDFYNRKLNGQQEMKPRWKRVLDAENEAIGEAIGRVYVDRYFDPGSRARMQEMVSNLKKAFRERIQNLTWMEPETKKKALLKLEALDVQVGYPDEWLNYSELEVKNDSYVMNVFRASKFQFHHGPYGLERIGKPVDSKLWEMNPQETNAYADYNKNIIVFPAGILQPPFFNMDADDAVNYGAIGAIIGHEMTHHFDSQGRKFDASGNLTDWWTPEDSDNFNRSTEVLVDEYNRFEVLPGLQVNGNLTLQENIADFGGLTMAYHAYKLSSKEEPEMVDGFTGDQRFFLSYAQIWRESDTNEFLRTRVLTDTHSPARFRVNGVVFNVPEFYRAFPNVNPADKLYRPESERPVIW, encoded by the coding sequence ATGAAGGGGAAGGGAGTAATATGTCTGTTCGTTTTTTGCATCGCACTAATTAACGCTTTAATTCCTGTAGTTTCTTCTTCTGAAACTTCAATGGGTAGTACGAGCACCTCGGGACACGAGAAGGCCTTTGACCCCGGAAGCATGAATCTCTCAGTAAAACCCGGAGACGATTTCTATGAGTATGCTGAAGGAGCCTGGATAAAAAACCACCCCGTGCCTGCGGACAAATCCCGATACGGCGAGTTCGAGATAGTAGAGGACAGAACCTTCGACCGCGTCAAAGGAATAGTGGAGGACGCAGCCAACAATACATCTGCCCCTGAGGGAAGCATAGAGCAGAAGATCGGTGAGTTCTACCGGGTGGGAATGGATAATACCACTCTGGAAAGGCAGAGTCTGGACCCTATCAAAGACGAGCTGAAAATGATAGACGATATCTCCAGCACCTCAGATCTCCAGGCCGTATCGACGCACATGATGGACTACGGCATGGACCCCTTTTTCTCCATGTACGCGGCACCCGACAAGAAGAATAGCAAAGTCATGATCGCTACCCTCGCCCAGGGAGGTCTGGGCCTTCCGGATAGAGATTTCTATTTCAGGCAGGACAATGAATCTATCAAGATCAGAGAGCAGTACCTGATTCACGTTGCCAGGATGTTCGTCTTCCTCGGCGATAGCCCGGAGACCGCTGAGAATAATGCCAGAACCGTGATGAGGCTAGAGACCAGGCTGGCCAACGCATCCTTCACCAACGTGGCCGACACTGATGAGGTCAAAACGTATAACAAGATGAGCCTTGAGGAGCTTCAGGCCTTTGCCCCGGGCATGAACTGGTCCTGTCTCTTTGGCGTTCTGGGCTACCCGGATGTAGTCGAGGTCAACGTCAGAAACCCGTCCTACTTCAAGGAGCTGAACATCGCCCTTCAGGACGAGAGCATAGCTGACTGGAAGACTTTCCTGCGCTGGAAGCTGATCTCAGCTACGTCCCCCTATCTCAGCTCCGACCTTGAGAAAGAGCATTTTGACTTTTATAACAGAAAGCTTAATGGCCAGCAGGAGATGAAGCCCCGATGGAAGAGAGTCCTAGATGCGGAAAATGAGGCCATAGGTGAAGCCATAGGCCGTGTCTACGTGGACAGGTATTTCGACCCGGGTTCCAGGGCCAGGATGCAGGAGATGGTATCCAATTTGAAGAAGGCTTTCAGGGAAAGGATTCAAAACCTGACATGGATGGAGCCTGAAACAAAGAAGAAAGCCCTCCTGAAGCTTGAGGCCCTGGATGTCCAGGTAGGCTACCCCGATGAGTGGCTGAATTATTCAGAGCTTGAGGTGAAGAACGATTCGTATGTCATGAATGTCTTCAGGGCCTCTAAATTTCAGTTCCACCACGGTCCCTACGGCCTGGAAAGGATAGGCAAGCCCGTAGATAGCAAGCTCTGGGAGATGAACCCCCAGGAGACTAACGCCTATGCAGACTATAATAAGAACATCATCGTCTTCCCGGCGGGCATTCTTCAGCCTCCTTTCTTCAACATGGACGCTGATGACGCAGTTAACTACGGTGCTATAGGCGCCATTATAGGACATGAGATGACTCACCACTTTGATAGCCAGGGCAGGAAGTTTGATGCCAGTGGAAATCTGACGGATTGGTGGACGCCAGAGGACTCCGATAATTTTAACAGGAGCACGGAGGTCCTGGTGGATGAGTACAACAGGTTCGAGGTTCTGCCCGGCCTGCAAGTAAACGGCAACCTTACCCTCCAGGAGAACATAGCAGACTTTGGCGGCTTGACCATGGCTTACCACGCCTATAAACTCTCATCGAAAGAGGAGCCGGAGATGGTCGATGGTTTCACCGGAGATCAGAGGTTCTTCTTAAGCTACGCCCAGATCTGGAGGGAATCGGACACAAATGAATTCCTGAGGACGCGAGTGCTAACCGATACCCACTCGCCTGCCAGGTTCAGGGTCAACGGCGTGGTCTTCAACGTGCCTGAGTTTTACAGGGCGTTCCCTAACGTAAATCCCGCGGATAAACTTTACAGGCCAGAGAGTGAGAGGCCGGTGATCTGGTAG
- a CDS encoding bile acid:sodium symporter family protein, with the protein MLKKFTSLFPLWAILLSAVAYVYPGYFAPHNNLIVPLLSLIMLGMGVTLSVGNFLAVLKKPYVVILGTLMQYTLMPLAAWMVCLALKLPVDLATGVILLGCCPGGTASNVICYLAKGDVALSIVLTSVSTMVAFLATPFLTWLFIGQTVEVDVMGMLVSVVNIVIVPVVLGLSINYFFEKRITAVRDVFPAISALAIVVIIAIIIGANSENLEQSGLLVLVAVILHNGLGLAGGYGVAKAFKLSETEARTLAIEVGMQNSGLSVALAIKHFTAAAALPGAIFSIWHNLSGAFLAGHWSKTSVPDPDESEMPRISGHIH; encoded by the coding sequence ATGCTTAAAAAATTTACGTCATTATTCCCCCTGTGGGCGATACTCCTATCTGCAGTAGCGTATGTGTATCCAGGGTATTTTGCCCCCCATAATAATCTTATTGTACCCCTCTTGAGCCTGATCATGCTCGGGATGGGAGTCACACTTTCAGTGGGCAATTTTCTTGCAGTCCTGAAAAAGCCTTATGTGGTCATTCTGGGCACCCTCATGCAGTACACCCTTATGCCTCTGGCAGCGTGGATGGTCTGTCTGGCTCTAAAGCTTCCTGTCGACCTTGCCACCGGTGTGATCCTGCTTGGCTGCTGTCCCGGCGGTACGGCTTCAAATGTTATCTGCTACCTTGCAAAAGGAGATGTTGCACTCTCGATAGTGCTCACATCTGTCTCTACCATGGTTGCCTTTCTCGCAACTCCCTTCCTTACCTGGCTCTTTATCGGGCAGACAGTGGAGGTGGACGTCATGGGCATGCTTGTTAGTGTTGTAAATATTGTTATTGTGCCTGTAGTCCTCGGACTTTCAATCAATTATTTCTTTGAAAAAAGGATAACAGCAGTCAGAGATGTCTTTCCGGCAATCTCAGCTCTCGCAATCGTTGTTATCATTGCCATAATCATAGGGGCAAACAGCGAAAACCTTGAGCAGAGTGGTCTTCTAGTCCTTGTTGCCGTGATCTTGCACAACGGGCTGGGCCTTGCAGGCGGCTACGGGGTTGCAAAAGCTTTCAAGCTTAGCGAAACAGAAGCAAGAACCCTGGCAATTGAGGTCGGAATGCAGAATTCGGGTCTCAGTGTTGCTCTTGCGATAAAACATTTTACAGCTGCTGCAGCACTTCCGGGTGCAATCTTCAGCATCTGGCACAATCTGTCCGGAGCTTTCCTTGCAGGACACTGGTCAAAAACCAGCGTACCTGATCCCGATGAAAGTGAGATGCCCAGAATTAGCGGGCATATACATTAA
- a CDS encoding MEDS domain-containing protein, translating into MENHIRNSEIDIIGEISRGTHFSQFYQTTEDLMDVLIPYLKAGLKNNELCLWLISEYVNMEEAKKALKKAIPDFDVYLGRGQIEIISCADWYIINGIFDSERALNDLVERANKSSAGGYNGLRLIKDIFWLEEENWDDLVDYERRLDSVMDKCPIIALCTYSLEMCSATDIIDIFANHQFVLSRKKGKWEKKEYLGKKNITECRRTEQKLQEREKRYRMLFTNMTDGFGLVEVMYNNENKPHDYRYLEVNPAFESYLGVKKEHMLGNTMLKTFPYVNPKAIERYSDAALSGQPINFEIFSHVANKYLDIYVFSPEKGKLALILRDITERKEAEAKLKETLDNLENLVKERTIKLDKAYRSLKESEKSLAEAQKMAHVGHWEWTIATDESYWSDELYRIFGRSHQELHPTYQEFLSYVHPADLDHVNNAAEKAMNGKPYSIDYRILPAKGEERTVHMESQVIFDEQNVPARIKGIVQDITERKKAEEALQKIEKIRIKEIHHRIKNNLQVISSLLDLQAETFSKNKVCKTPEVVEAFMESQSRVISMALIHEELYRGDKIDSLDFAAYLRKLTADLFRSYKPGNKYISLELDLEQVFLGMDTAIPLGIIVNELVSNAFKHAFPHRRENKIQINLHKTETSAARKDIFGQDKDCGKINGFHYTLEVSDNGKGIPEEIYIENSDSLGLQLVNILVEQIDGCINLERGKGTKFTILFNDIEV; encoded by the coding sequence ATGGAGAATCATATAAGAAATTCTGAAATTGATATTATTGGAGAGATATCCCGGGGAACACATTTTAGTCAGTTTTACCAGACAACAGAAGATTTGATGGATGTACTTATTCCCTATTTAAAAGCAGGGTTGAAAAATAACGAGCTTTGCTTATGGCTCATATCAGAATATGTAAACATGGAAGAGGCAAAAAAAGCCCTGAAAAAGGCTATTCCCGATTTCGATGTTTATCTGGGTAGAGGACAAATTGAGATTATTTCCTGCGCTGATTGGTATATAATAAATGGGATTTTCGATTCGGAGAGAGCCTTAAACGACCTGGTAGAGAGAGCAAATAAGTCGTCGGCAGGTGGCTATAACGGCCTGAGATTAATTAAGGACATTTTCTGGCTGGAAGAGGAAAACTGGGACGATCTCGTTGATTATGAGAGAAGACTGGATTCTGTTATGGACAAATGCCCAATAATAGCGCTATGCACTTATTCCCTCGAGATGTGCAGTGCAACCGATATAATAGATATTTTTGCAAATCATCAATTCGTTTTGTCCAGAAAAAAAGGAAAATGGGAAAAAAAGGAATATTTAGGAAAGAAAAACATTACTGAGTGCAGACGAACTGAGCAGAAACTGCAGGAGAGAGAGAAACGCTACAGGATGCTTTTCACAAACATGACTGATGGTTTCGGGCTTGTAGAAGTCATGTATAACAACGAGAATAAACCTCATGATTATCGTTACCTTGAGGTAAATCCTGCTTTTGAGTCTTATTTGGGTGTAAAAAAGGAACATATGTTAGGGAACACTATGCTGAAAACATTTCCTTATGTGAACCCAAAAGCCATTGAAAGGTACAGTGATGCTGCACTTTCTGGTCAGCCAATTAACTTTGAGATTTTTAGCCATGTGGCGAATAAATACCTCGATATTTATGTATTCAGTCCCGAGAAAGGAAAGTTAGCGCTGATTCTTCGAGATATTACTGAACGCAAAGAAGCTGAAGCTAAGCTGAAAGAAACTCTTGACAACCTGGAAAACTTAGTGAAAGAACGGACAATAAAGCTTGATAAGGCTTATAGGTCGTTGAAAGAAAGTGAAAAAAGTCTTGCAGAAGCTCAAAAAATGGCTCATGTCGGACACTGGGAGTGGACTATCGCAACTGATGAATCATACTGGTCTGATGAGCTTTATCGTATTTTCGGACGTAGCCATCAGGAATTACATCCAACTTATCAGGAATTTTTGAGTTATGTACATCCCGCTGATCTAGATCATGTCAATAATGCTGCTGAGAAAGCCATGAATGGAAAACCTTACAGTATTGATTACAGAATCTTACCGGCTAAGGGGGAAGAACGCACAGTCCATATGGAATCTCAGGTTATTTTTGACGAGCAGAATGTCCCTGCCCGAATAAAGGGAATAGTTCAGGACATCACCGAGCGAAAAAAAGCTGAAGAAGCCCTGCAAAAAATAGAAAAAATCCGCATAAAAGAAATTCACCACAGGATTAAGAATAATCTACAGGTGATTTCATCCTTACTTGACCTTCAGGCTGAAACTTTCTCTAAAAATAAGGTCTGTAAGACTCCTGAGGTCGTGGAGGCTTTTATGGAAAGCCAGAGCCGCGTAATTTCCATGGCTCTCATTCATGAAGAGCTATATAGAGGGGATAAAATCGACAGTCTCGATTTTGCAGCTTATCTCAGGAAGCTGACTGCAGACCTTTTCAGGTCATACAAACCTGGAAATAAATATATCAGTTTAGAGCTGGACCTTGAGCAGGTTTTTCTTGGCATGGATACCGCAATACCCCTCGGCATCATAGTAAACGAGCTGGTCTCAAACGCTTTTAAACATGCTTTTCCTCATAGAAGGGAAAACAAAATCCAGATAAACCTTCACAAAACTGAGACTTCTGCCGCCAGAAAGGATATTTTTGGCCAAGATAAGGACTGCGGGAAAATAAACGGTTTTCATTACACACTCGAAGTTTCGGATAACGGTAAAGGAATACCTGAAGAGATCTATATCGAGAACTCGGATTCTCTTGGACTTCAGTTAGTAAATATTCTTGTTGAACAGATAGACGGCTGTATAAATCTTGAAAGAGGGAAGGGAACAAAATTCACTATCTTATTTAACGATATAGAAGTATGA
- a CDS encoding DUF2119 domain-containing protein: MKVTEKAGSPPDNLNCTDTCPTHKYTNETELRVYGQGKPVRLFAAGLHGDEWKDTTEILLKIEPPEKGTLALIPLVNRGKYTSTLDPAYYPVMGISILEAIEALNPEIYIELHSYSRENFEKLAGEDRLERIGVPAYSILKEGVLLGSVSPWIRRKYFPKEALCLSFEIQKGNPRSREFAASMLEVLKENESRDEFVEYLRKEFPEQARKAIEDYRRFYGEI; the protein is encoded by the coding sequence ATGAAAGTTACTGAAAAAGCTGGATCCCCTCCGGACAACCTCAATTGTACAGACACGTGCCCCACACATAAATACACTAACGAGACCGAACTGAGGGTATATGGGCAGGGAAAACCTGTTCGCCTCTTTGCTGCAGGGCTGCATGGAGATGAGTGGAAGGACACAACGGAAATCCTGCTGAAAATAGAGCCTCCTGAAAAAGGCACCCTTGCATTAATCCCTCTTGTCAACAGGGGAAAATATACTTCAACCCTGGACCCTGCTTACTATCCGGTAATGGGAATAAGTATACTCGAAGCCATTGAAGCCCTGAATCCTGAAATTTATATTGAGCTCCATTCTTATTCCAGAGAAAACTTTGAAAAACTTGCGGGGGAAGATAGGCTGGAAAGAATCGGAGTACCTGCCTACAGCATCCTGAAAGAAGGAGTATTACTGGGTTCGGTTTCTCCCTGGATTAGGAGAAAGTATTTTCCAAAAGAAGCCCTTTGCCTCTCTTTTGAGATCCAAAAAGGAAATCCCCGATCAAGAGAATTTGCTGCCAGCATGCTTGAAGTCCTCAAAGAAAACGAGTCAAGGGATGAGTTCGTTGAATACCTGAGAAAAGAATTTCCTGAGCAGGCAAGAAAAGCTATTGAAGATTACCGCCGTTTTTACGGGGAAATCTGA
- the aspS gene encoding aspartate--tRNA(Asn) ligase, protein MSLANLRTHYTTDVKPEKVDNGQKITLAGWVYEVRDLGGICFVVLRDREGKAQITLVKKKIDKELFDAARRLVRESVVSVTGSVKFEEKAPNGYELLPEEITVLNMAASPLPMDTTGKVEAELDTRLDSRFIDLRRAETTAVFKIRHESLQAIREYFVKHNFIETATPKVVATATEGGTSLFPITYFDREAFLNQSPQLFKQILMSGGFDRVFEIGPIFRAEEHDTRRHLNEATSIDVEVSFADHFDVMEILENLVAYVYTRVIENCKASLGILGVELKVPKTPFLKLTYDEVIEIINSRSEEKMHWGDDLGTFGEHIVGDYVYETTGESHYFIIDWPTEIKPFYAMPYEDRPEFSKSFDMMHRTMELSSGAQRIHIPDLLKSRIASQGLNPDGFEFYLKAFEYGMPPHAGWGLGCERFVMTMLGTDNIRDTVLFPRDRRRLSP, encoded by the coding sequence ATGTCTTTAGCAAATCTCAGAACACATTATACAACCGATGTCAAGCCTGAAAAAGTTGATAACGGTCAGAAAATAACCCTTGCAGGCTGGGTCTATGAGGTCAGAGACCTCGGAGGGATCTGTTTCGTTGTTCTCAGGGACAGGGAAGGAAAGGCTCAGATCACACTTGTAAAGAAAAAAATTGACAAAGAACTCTTCGATGCAGCAAGAAGGCTTGTTCGCGAGTCCGTAGTTTCCGTAACTGGCTCTGTCAAATTTGAAGAAAAAGCTCCTAACGGTTATGAACTGCTCCCCGAAGAGATCACTGTCCTGAACATGGCAGCTTCCCCTCTTCCTATGGACACAACCGGAAAGGTAGAAGCCGAACTGGACACGAGGCTTGACTCCCGCTTTATTGACCTGAGAAGAGCCGAGACAACTGCGGTTTTTAAGATAAGGCATGAGTCTCTCCAGGCTATCAGGGAATATTTTGTAAAGCATAACTTTATTGAAACAGCAACTCCAAAGGTCGTTGCTACAGCAACCGAAGGTGGAACTTCTCTTTTCCCGATCACCTATTTTGACAGGGAAGCCTTCCTCAACCAGAGCCCCCAGCTTTTCAAGCAGATCCTCATGAGCGGTGGGTTTGACAGGGTCTTTGAAATTGGCCCCATTTTCAGAGCAGAAGAACACGATACCCGCAGGCACTTAAACGAAGCCACTTCTATTGATGTTGAAGTCAGCTTTGCCGACCACTTCGATGTAATGGAAATTCTGGAAAACCTGGTTGCTTACGTCTATACCCGGGTAATTGAGAACTGCAAAGCCTCCCTTGGAATACTGGGGGTTGAACTGAAGGTTCCGAAGACTCCTTTCCTGAAGCTCACTTATGACGAGGTAATTGAGATCATAAACAGCCGCTCGGAAGAGAAAATGCACTGGGGAGACGATCTCGGCACTTTTGGAGAACATATAGTCGGAGATTATGTCTACGAAACTACAGGTGAATCCCATTACTTTATTATCGACTGGCCCACAGAGATCAAACCTTTCTATGCCATGCCTTATGAGGACAGGCCTGAGTTCAGCAAGTCCTTTGACATGATGCATCGGACAATGGAGCTTTCTTCAGGAGCTCAGCGGATTCACATTCCTGACCTGCTTAAGAGCAGGATAGCATCCCAGGGCTTAAACCCTGACGGTTTTGAGTTCTACCTTAAAGCCTTCGAATACGGAATGCCTCCGCATGCCGGATGGGGACTGGGCTGTGAGCGTTTTGTCATGACCATGCTCGGAACTGACAATATCAGGGATACGGTACTCTTCCCGAGGGACAGGAGAAGACTTTCTCCCTGA
- the rpiA gene encoding ribose 5-phosphate isomerase A: MTERNTSTDSPEKRAAGIAAVRLVSPGMVVGLGTGSTVAYTIKELGRCVQEEGLDILGVVTSYQSEMLAIKAGIPLTTLAQHPELDIAIDGADQIDSELRAIKGGGAAHTREKIVSFSAKRFVVVADESKTSMQLDKTVPVEVLPFAKELAVRKILELGGKPQLRSAVKKDGPVITDNGNFVLDVEFGLIKDPEALALQLSAIPGVVEHGIFCNVDELYIGNKNGSVKVIVQQK; this comes from the coding sequence ATGACGGAAAGAAATACTTCTACTGATTCTCCCGAAAAACGGGCAGCTGGGATTGCTGCAGTCAGGCTTGTTAGCCCTGGAATGGTTGTTGGGCTGGGCACAGGTTCAACAGTTGCATACACTATAAAGGAACTTGGACGTTGTGTGCAGGAGGAAGGGCTCGATATCCTGGGAGTTGTTACTTCTTATCAATCTGAGATGTTGGCAATTAAAGCTGGAATTCCCCTTACTACTCTAGCCCAGCACCCTGAACTGGACATTGCCATTGACGGAGCTGACCAGATCGACTCCGAACTCCGTGCTATTAAAGGAGGAGGAGCGGCTCATACAAGGGAAAAGATCGTTTCTTTTTCTGCAAAACGGTTTGTGGTTGTAGCTGACGAGTCGAAAACGAGCATGCAGCTTGATAAAACCGTGCCTGTGGAGGTTCTGCCCTTTGCAAAAGAACTTGCAGTAAGGAAGATCCTGGAACTGGGTGGAAAACCGCAACTCAGGTCTGCTGTAAAAAAAGACGGTCCCGTAATAACGGATAACGGGAACTTTGTCCTTGATGTAGAATTTGGTCTTATAAAAGACCCGGAAGCTCTTGCTCTTCAACTGTCTGCGATTCCAGGAGTGGTTGAGCACGGTATTTTTTGCAATGTGGATGAGCTTTACATAGGAAATAAAAACGGATCTGTAAAGGTTATAGTACAGCAGAAATAA
- a CDS encoding acyltransferase family protein: protein MFFSHATFFFISGFLFDFGKYAESASGFVKGRFRSLIVPYFCFALLTCLFYFLLDTGFQPGVTNIEFFENSALYGTYSILYALDPLVSYNPPPWFLSCLFVTELLFYGIAKKYYGEPRKLVLWLTQRSQTFVINK from the coding sequence ATTTTCTTTTCACATGCCACTTTTTTTTTCATTTCCGGATTTCTATTTGACTTTGGAAAATATGCAGAATCTGCTTCAGGTTTTGTGAAGGGGAGATTCAGGTCTCTTATCGTGCCTTACTTCTGCTTTGCACTTCTTACCTGCCTGTTTTACTTTTTGCTGGATACGGGCTTCCAGCCGGGAGTCACGAATATTGAATTTTTCGAAAACAGTGCGCTTTATGGCACCTACTCAATCCTGTACGCTCTGGACCCCCTTGTCTCTTACAACCCTCCGCCCTGGTTCCTAAGCTGCCTATTCGTAACCGAACTTCTCTTTTATGGCATTGCGAAGAAGTATTACGGGGAACCGCGAAAGCTTGTACTCTGGCTTACTCAACGTTCACAGACCTTTGTTATCAATAAGTAA